A single region of the Triticum dicoccoides isolate Atlit2015 ecotype Zavitan chromosome 2B, WEW_v2.0, whole genome shotgun sequence genome encodes:
- the LOC119361833 gene encoding exocyst complex component EXO70E2-like, with protein MNQAVAMQHLAEQICRLRLWDRGEVCAATKNLLRSIEQPPYSIQADTVCCYSLSRCHSGSSSLDGYASSDGGDTPTPTSSNGRQLHYPSHAHMDPGSVRLILPGSLAQLEDIICNCQVAFGPDYKQVLLQAFSANSHAWNRFFYEPDIPLVLCGRTVDPSERTEELTTMLKINTQVLCLMQQQLCEQSRSFEELKIGYFAQFAKCPIKELLEIAVCLSEAVWPPTRIPPMLLACEALKDVFPLIEKLPSSESGDCLSNISHNMREAFRRLMDHTNHHIESNMKKHQDDIIHPMTCFLICSVRSFRSHRNLVQSTLAPGDDSNSFGHLLHDVITCWKSGLTEYANIYHADVQQRCIFVLNNTYHFNRKTDGLLNELLSDGQIVEQHDNEFKLLLKRYTDEACTPAKSCLSRSCCWWWGSQRPSLAAFTLKFNETFDRQRTWKVPDVALRQDLRDSIEKCILSDYTRCLENCSSSGLFCSCLQIDSAGKIYTTESLQTTVQSLFEGC; from the exons ATGAACCAAGCTGTTGCGATGCAACATCTCGCAGAGCAGATATGCAGACTGAGGCTATGGGACAGGGGCGAGGTGTGTGCTGCTACCAAGAACCTCCTCCGGTCCATCGAGCAGCCCCCCTACTCGATCCAGGCAGACACAGTCTGCTGTTACTCCCTCAGCAGGTGCCACTCCGGAAGCAGCAGCCTTGACGGCTATGCATCTAGTGACGGCGGCGACACTCCAACTCCAACCAGCAGCAACGGGCGGCAGCTTCACTATCCGTCACATGCCCACATGGACCCTGGCTCCGTCCGACTCATCTTGCCGGGCTCTTTGGCCCAGCTAGAGGACATTATCTGCAATTGTCAAGTGGCCTTTGGACCTGATTACAAACAAGTGCTACTCCAAGCATTCTCGGCCAACTCACATGCATGGAACAG GTTTTTCTATGAACCGGACATACCATTGGTTCTTTGTGGAAGAACAGTGGATCCTTCTGAGCGTACAGAAGAATTGACCACTATGTTGAAAATCAACACCCAAGTCCTCTGTTTGATGCAACAGCAGTTATGTGAGCAGAGTCGATCATTTGAGGAGTTAAAAATAGGCTACTTTGCGCAGTTTGCAAAGTGCCCTATCAAGGAGCTCTTGGAGATTGCAGTCTGTCTTAGCGAGGCAGTGTGGCCTCCCACTCGTATTCCTCCAATGCTGCTTGCCTGTGAGGCACTTAAGGATGTCTTTCCTCTTATAGAAAAGCTTCCTTCCAGTGAATCTGGTGACTGCCTTTCCAATATTTCGCACAACATGAGAGAGGCTTTCAGGAGATTAATGGACCATACCAATCACCACATAGAATCCAATATGAAAAAGCATCAGGATGACATTATTCATCCAATGACATGTTTCCTCATATGCTCAGTGAGATCCTTCCGCAGTCACAGAAATTTAGTGCAATCCACTCTTGCCCCTGGTGATGACtccaactcatttggccatcttCTGCATGACGTGATTACCTGCTGGAAATCTGGGCTCACTGAGTATGCAAACATATATCACGCAGATGTGCAGCAGCGATGCATTTTCGTATTGAACAACACATACCATTTTAATAGGAAGACAGATGGCCTGTTGAATGAGTTGCTATCTGATGGGCAGATTGTTGAGCAGCATGATAATGAGTTCAAGTTACTCTTGAAGAGATATACAGATGAGGCCTGCACTCCGGCCAAGTCTTGTTTAAGTCGCAGCTGCTGCTGGTGGTGGGGCAGTCAGCGTCCATCCTTGGCCGCGTTTACTTTGAAATTCAATGAGACTTTTGATCGTCAGAGAACTTGGAAGGTTCCCGATGTTGCCCTACGGCAGGATCTGAGAGATAGCATAGAGAAGTGCATCCTGTCAGACTACACAAGGTGTCTCGAGAACTGTTCAAGTTCGGGGCTGTTTTGTTCATGCTTGCAGATAGATTCAGCAGGGAAGATATATACCACTGAGAGCTTGCAAACAACGGTGCAGAGCTTATTTGAAGGATGCTGA